One Algihabitans albus genomic region harbors:
- a CDS encoding MerR family transcriptional regulator, giving the protein MANFKKVAEAVAESGLSRAHIYRLIDQGKVPSQTEGRLRKVDVEALKRFVSDSASKPRRGRRPGSGKAAQAAQRKSTVAAQRKPAVKAARKTTRKTGRKTTGKAATSVATPAAPVAAKSAPARATTRRATGTRKAAAAKRSAAPQSAGGGNELEFLRGEVARLWGELDLRRQDQQAECDRLLKIIESLTRRA; this is encoded by the coding sequence ATGGCTAACTTCAAGAAAGTGGCTGAGGCAGTGGCTGAAAGCGGTCTGTCTCGCGCGCACATCTACCGCCTGATTGATCAGGGCAAAGTCCCGTCTCAAACCGAGGGGCGTTTGCGTAAGGTTGATGTCGAAGCGCTGAAGCGATTCGTTTCGGACTCTGCCTCCAAGCCGCGTCGCGGGCGTCGCCCCGGCTCCGGCAAGGCGGCGCAGGCCGCTCAGCGCAAGTCAACGGTCGCTGCTCAGCGCAAGCCCGCCGTCAAGGCCGCCCGTAAGACGACGCGTAAGACCGGGCGCAAGACGACCGGAAAGGCCGCGACATCGGTCGCGACGCCGGCGGCGCCCGTCGCTGCCAAGTCCGCTCCGGCCCGGGCCACCACTCGCCGTGCGACCGGAACGCGCAAGGCAGCCGCCGCGAAGCGGTCGGCCGCACCTCAGTCGGCGGGCGGGGGCAACGAGCTCGAATTTCTGCGCGGCGAGGTGGCGCGCCTCTGGGGCGAGCTCGACTTGCGCCGTCAGGATCAGCAGGCCGAGTGCGATCGTCTGTTGAAGATCATCGAGAGCCTGACCCGGCGCGCGTGA
- a CDS encoding OsmC family protein has product MAHRYEATVTWSAAEQGATTDYKSYGRGYRVEIPGRPDLLGSSDPAFRGDAGRHNPEDLLLAALSGCHLLWYLHLCATSGIVVLDYRDEATGEMQLEKGGGGQFVSARLCPQVTIASGGDVERARALHTEAAAKCFIARSVNFPVHHDPVVSLEQS; this is encoded by the coding sequence ATGGCGCACCGGTACGAAGCGACTGTGACCTGGTCGGCGGCGGAGCAGGGCGCGACGACCGACTACAAGAGCTACGGGCGTGGGTATCGGGTTGAGATTCCGGGCCGGCCCGACCTCTTGGGGTCATCGGATCCAGCCTTCCGGGGAGATGCCGGCCGGCACAATCCGGAAGACCTCCTGCTGGCGGCCCTGAGCGGCTGCCACCTGCTTTGGTATCTGCACCTCTGCGCGACCTCCGGCATCGTCGTGCTCGACTACCGCGACGAAGCGACGGGGGAGATGCAGTTGGAGAAAGGCGGCGGCGGACAGTTCGTCTCGGCACGGTTGTGCCCGCAGGTGACGATCGCCTCGGGGGGCGATGTCGAGCGGGCCAGAGCTTTGCACACCGAGGCCGCGGCCAAGTGTTTCATCGCCCGCTCGGTCAACTTCCCCGTTCATCACGATCCAGTCGTCTCGCTGGAGCAGTCGTAG
- a CDS encoding DUF1194 domain-containing protein, protein MAFRAKVTAMRSLLATLLIGLTVVPAAAQAPVDPAAGNLEPVDLELVLAVDASGSVDDAEYRLQMRGIAAALRAPDVAAAIASGPDGSIAVTVMLWAEANRPKQALPWARLSGKASIEAFAAQVDEMPRKLPAGGTGIGKAIQYAVWQIERNGYSSARQVIDLSGDGRETAFREFSLTAPQGRSVAVLKDITVNGLAILNEVPDLDLYYRTEVIGGAGAFVEVARRYEDFAEAMRRKLRREIEWRPQVSRAVAPEPDTPLP, encoded by the coding sequence GTGGCCTTCCGCGCTAAAGTCACGGCCATGCGCAGTCTGCTCGCCACTCTGCTGATCGGCCTGACGGTCGTGCCGGCCGCAGCGCAGGCGCCGGTGGATCCGGCCGCCGGCAACCTGGAACCGGTCGACCTGGAACTGGTCCTGGCCGTCGATGCCTCCGGGTCCGTCGACGACGCCGAGTACCGGCTTCAGATGCGCGGCATCGCGGCCGCCTTGCGCGCGCCCGACGTAGCCGCGGCGATTGCCAGCGGACCGGACGGGTCGATTGCCGTCACCGTCATGCTCTGGGCCGAAGCAAATCGGCCGAAACAAGCTTTGCCCTGGGCACGGCTGTCCGGCAAGGCGAGCATCGAAGCCTTCGCAGCCCAGGTCGACGAAATGCCGCGAAAGCTGCCGGCGGGCGGCACCGGGATCGGCAAGGCGATCCAATATGCCGTCTGGCAGATCGAACGCAACGGCTACAGCAGCGCGCGACAGGTGATCGACCTGTCCGGAGACGGCCGGGAGACGGCCTTTCGGGAATTCAGCCTCACGGCGCCCCAGGGCCGCAGCGTCGCGGTGCTGAAAGACATCACCGTCAACGGCCTAGCGATCCTGAACGAGGTGCCCGACCTTGATCTCTACTATCGGACGGAAGTGATCGGCGGGGCCGGCGCCTTCGTCGAGGTGGCGCGCCGCTACGAGGACTTCGCCGAGGCCATGCGACGCAAGCTGCGGCGGGAAATCGAATGGCGACCGCAGGTGAGCCGCGCCGTCGCGCCGGAGCCTGACACCCCCCTCCCCTAA
- a CDS encoding sensor histidine kinase codes for MTLQRLLPAGATARFALVYFGFFALSVLLLLGWVYFRTVPVLDRQVGETVAAELRGLADQARERGLSGLVEAIDRRSGENGDPNGVYLLVGPQGEKLAGNLGAWPDTAIGDGDWVLLTLRRRTDEGVQPRQVGARSFALQTGHRLLVGRDFGARAHYAGALVEALAWALGAALLLGVAGGWLISRNVARRVGAVTATSRQIMRGDLSQRMPKDGSGDEFDRLSDSLNAMLQRIEELMTGLRTVSDSLAHDLRSPLTRLKGRIELALRGPEDTEAYREALERALAEADHLLATFGGLLSIARAEAGAAKSQFELLDLGLLAEEISELYEPAASEAGLSWRSSIQPPAPVEGHRQLLAQLISNLLDNALKYCSGGGTLELAVKTSAGQVELCIADSGPGIPVKDRETVLKRFVRLDESRREPGSGLGLSLVAAVAKLHGADLRLEDNAPGLRVRLTFEQAPPQTAATT; via the coding sequence GTGACGCTCCAACGCCTCCTGCCGGCGGGTGCCACGGCGCGCTTCGCGCTCGTCTACTTCGGCTTCTTCGCGCTTTCGGTTCTTTTGCTCCTGGGCTGGGTCTACTTTCGCACCGTCCCTGTGCTCGACCGTCAAGTCGGCGAGACAGTCGCCGCGGAGCTGCGCGGCCTGGCCGATCAGGCGCGCGAACGAGGTCTGTCGGGACTCGTCGAGGCCATCGACCGGCGGTCCGGCGAAAACGGCGACCCGAATGGGGTCTACCTTCTGGTGGGACCGCAGGGCGAGAAGCTGGCCGGCAACCTGGGCGCTTGGCCGGACACCGCCATCGGCGACGGCGACTGGGTGTTGCTCACGCTACGCCGAAGGACCGACGAAGGGGTTCAGCCGCGCCAGGTCGGCGCCCGCAGCTTCGCGCTGCAGACCGGTCACCGCCTGTTGGTGGGCCGGGACTTCGGTGCGCGGGCGCATTACGCCGGCGCCCTGGTCGAAGCCCTCGCCTGGGCGCTCGGTGCCGCCCTCCTTCTCGGCGTCGCAGGCGGCTGGCTGATCAGCCGCAACGTCGCCCGGCGGGTGGGCGCGGTCACGGCGACCAGCCGCCAGATCATGCGCGGCGACCTTTCGCAGCGCATGCCCAAGGACGGCAGCGGCGACGAGTTCGACCGGCTGAGCGACAGTCTCAACGCCATGCTGCAGCGGATCGAGGAGCTGATGACGGGCCTGCGGACCGTGAGCGACAGCCTCGCGCACGACCTGCGGTCGCCGCTGACGCGCCTGAAGGGCCGGATCGAACTGGCGCTGCGCGGCCCGGAAGATACGGAAGCCTACCGCGAGGCGCTGGAACGGGCGCTGGCCGAGGCCGATCACCTGCTCGCGACCTTCGGCGGCCTGCTGTCGATCGCGCGGGCGGAAGCGGGGGCGGCGAAGTCCCAGTTCGAGCTGCTGGATCTCGGCCTGCTCGCCGAAGAGATCAGCGAGCTCTACGAACCGGCCGCGAGCGAGGCCGGTCTGAGCTGGCGGAGCAGCATCCAACCGCCGGCCCCGGTCGAGGGCCATCGCCAGCTTCTCGCTCAACTGATCTCAAATCTGCTCGACAATGCGCTCAAGTATTGCAGCGGCGGCGGTACGTTAGAGCTGGCGGTGAAGACATCCGCCGGCCAGGTCGAGCTCTGCATCGCCGACAGCGGCCCCGGGATTCCAGTCAAAGACCGGGAGACCGTTCTGAAGCGCTTCGTGCGGCTGGACGAGAGCCGCCGCGAACCCGGCAGCGGACTGGGCCTGTCCCTGGTCGCGGCCGTCGCAAAACTTCATGGCGCCGATCTGCGGCTGGAGGACAATGCGCCCGGCCTGCGCGTCCGACTGACCTTCGAGCAAGCCCCGCCCCAAACAGCCGCGACGACGTAA
- a CDS encoding winged helix-turn-helix domain-containing protein, which translates to MRILIIEDDTETADYMRKGLSESGHVVDRADNGRDGLYMASSGEYDVVILDRMLPGLEGLKVLEALRAASIQTPVLMLSALGQVDDRVGGLRAGADDYLTKPFAFSELLARLESMTRRSAAAAPETTLAVGDLTLDRLSRKVVRAGQNIDLQPREFQLLEFLMRHTGQVVTRTMLLEGVWDYHFDPQTNVIDVHMSRLRQKVDKGFEPALIRTVRGAGYLLSADG; encoded by the coding sequence ATGCGCATCCTGATCATCGAAGACGACACCGAAACCGCCGACTACATGCGCAAGGGCCTGAGCGAGTCGGGCCACGTGGTGGACCGCGCCGACAACGGACGCGACGGTCTCTACATGGCCTCCAGCGGCGAGTACGACGTGGTCATCCTCGACCGCATGCTGCCAGGTCTCGAGGGCCTCAAGGTGCTGGAGGCGCTGCGCGCGGCCTCGATCCAGACGCCCGTGCTGATGCTGAGCGCGCTGGGCCAGGTCGACGACCGGGTCGGCGGCCTGCGGGCCGGCGCCGACGACTATCTGACCAAACCCTTCGCCTTCTCCGAACTGCTGGCGCGCCTAGAGTCCATGACCCGCCGCAGTGCGGCCGCCGCGCCGGAGACCACCCTGGCCGTCGGCGACCTGACGCTCGACCGTCTCAGCCGGAAGGTGGTGCGGGCCGGCCAGAACATCGATCTGCAGCCCCGCGAGTTCCAGCTACTGGAGTTCTTGATGCGTCACACCGGGCAGGTGGTCACCCGCACCATGCTGCTGGAAGGCGTTTGGGACTATCACTTCGACCCGCAGACCAACGTGATCGACGTGCATATGAGCCGGCTGCGGCAGAAGGTCGACAAGGGCTTCGAACCGGCGCTGATCCGCACCGTGCGCGGCGCCGGCTACCTGCTTTCGGCCGACGGTTGA
- a CDS encoding DegQ family serine endoprotease, with protein MSAHHLFRSAAKGALPAALAGALLLAGTAAQARSAPESFAPLVKQVSPSVVFVATERQGNAEAQRLPFPEGSPFEEFFERFGNPNAPEGQQPRPQRGVGSGFIIDDEGFIVTNHHVVEGADEIEITLEDGDIYQAELIGTDPQTDLAVLKIEPRGDLAVLDFGDSDAVEVGDWVMAVGNPFGLGGSVTAGIVSARSRNINAGPYDDFIQTDAAINRGNSGGPMFNLDGEVIGINTAIFSPSGGSIGIGFAIPSNLARPIIAQLQEGGTVERGWLGVMVQQVTPELAEAVGLDGPRGALVANVVPGGPADAAGLEQGDVIVSFADSEIEEMRDLPRIVAGTEIGQGVDVQIWRNGAEERFQVEIGRLQPEQAALEPEPQDTPDASASESLGADLVALDPEMRQRFDLPGDAQGVVIVEVQGDGPAAEAGLRPGDVIRRVDGEQIETPGQVSDALSEAASGQRSALILVERDGNPLFVGVKPRV; from the coding sequence ATGTCAGCACATCATTTGTTCCGCAGCGCCGCCAAAGGCGCGCTGCCTGCAGCGCTTGCGGGTGCCCTGCTGTTGGCAGGCACCGCAGCGCAAGCCAGATCGGCGCCCGAGAGCTTCGCGCCGCTGGTCAAACAGGTCAGTCCCTCCGTGGTCTTCGTCGCAACCGAACGACAGGGCAACGCGGAGGCCCAGCGCCTGCCGTTCCCGGAGGGGTCGCCCTTCGAGGAGTTCTTCGAGCGTTTCGGCAACCCCAACGCGCCCGAGGGGCAGCAGCCGCGCCCCCAGCGCGGCGTCGGCTCGGGCTTTATCATCGACGACGAGGGCTTCATCGTCACCAATCACCACGTGGTGGAAGGCGCGGATGAGATCGAGATTACGCTCGAGGATGGCGACATCTATCAGGCGGAGCTGATCGGCACCGACCCGCAGACCGACCTCGCCGTCCTGAAGATCGAACCGCGGGGCGACCTGGCGGTCTTGGACTTCGGAGATTCCGACGCCGTCGAGGTGGGCGACTGGGTCATGGCCGTAGGCAATCCCTTCGGCCTGGGCGGATCGGTCACGGCGGGCATCGTTTCGGCCCGCAGCCGGAACATCAATGCAGGCCCCTACGACGACTTCATCCAAACCGACGCCGCGATCAACCGGGGCAACTCGGGCGGACCGATGTTCAACCTCGACGGCGAGGTGATCGGCATCAACACCGCGATCTTCTCGCCCTCCGGCGGTTCGATCGGCATCGGCTTCGCCATCCCCTCCAACCTTGCACGGCCCATCATCGCCCAGCTCCAGGAAGGCGGCACGGTGGAGCGCGGCTGGCTGGGCGTGATGGTCCAGCAGGTCACGCCCGAACTGGCGGAAGCGGTCGGCCTCGACGGGCCACGCGGTGCGCTGGTTGCCAATGTGGTGCCGGGCGGCCCGGCGGATGCCGCCGGTCTGGAGCAGGGCGACGTGATCGTCAGCTTCGCCGACAGCGAAATCGAGGAGATGCGGGACCTGCCCCGGATCGTTGCCGGCACCGAGATCGGCCAGGGTGTGGACGTGCAGATCTGGCGCAACGGCGCGGAGGAACGTTTCCAGGTCGAGATCGGCAGGTTGCAGCCGGAGCAGGCGGCCCTGGAGCCCGAGCCGCAAGACACCCCAGATGCTTCCGCATCCGAAAGCCTGGGGGCCGATCTGGTCGCGCTCGATCCGGAAATGCGGCAGCGCTTCGACCTTCCGGGCGACGCGCAAGGCGTTGTTATCGTCGAGGTCCAGGGCGACGGACCGGCTGCAGAAGCCGGTTTGCGCCCCGGCGACGTGATCCGCCGCGTCGATGGCGAGCAGATCGAAACGCCGGGACAGGTTTCCGACGCGCTGTCGGAAGCCGCTTCGGGTCAGCGCTCCGCACTAATTCTCGTCGAACGCGACGGTAACCCCCTCTTCGTTGGGGTGAAGCCGCGCGTCTGA
- a CDS encoding D-amino acid dehydrogenase: MHIVVLGSGVVGVATAWMLQRDGHAVTVIDRAEEPAAFTSFANAGLVAPGHAYAWSSPKAPGMLLRSLWRGDQAFRFRPNLDPALWRWTLKFLRQCTAERASVNTARKARLCLYSQARLHEVVAASGATYDARDGGLLYLYREPDSFAGALEKMRILTDQGIALKSLTAAEAVAVDSALAPLQDRLAGAIFAPGDESGDARLFTLELAKACAAGGASFRFGETVQGFRLGGGSVEAVVTDAGEVAADAFVLALGVYSPQIARQLGARLSIYPVKGYSVTLPIAGRNRAPRLGGVDEDNLVAYARFGDRLRITATAEFSGYATDHKPADFDRMLSVARDLFPEGGDYGQPSYWAGLRPMTPEGMPVLGRGRHDNLYFNTGHGHMGWTMACGTAGITADLIAGRTPEIPLDGLLLQ, from the coding sequence ATGCATATCGTCGTGCTCGGCAGCGGAGTGGTGGGCGTCGCGACCGCCTGGATGCTGCAGCGCGACGGTCACGCGGTCACTGTGATCGACCGTGCGGAGGAGCCGGCTGCCTTCACATCCTTTGCCAATGCCGGTCTGGTGGCCCCGGGCCATGCCTATGCCTGGTCGTCGCCCAAGGCGCCGGGCATGCTGCTGCGCTCGCTCTGGCGCGGCGACCAGGCCTTTCGCTTCCGGCCGAACCTGGATCCGGCCCTCTGGCGCTGGACCTTGAAGTTTCTCCGGCAGTGCACGGCGGAGCGCGCCTCTGTCAACACCGCGCGCAAGGCCCGGCTGTGCCTCTATTCGCAGGCTCGGCTTCACGAGGTCGTGGCGGCCAGCGGCGCGACCTACGATGCCCGCGACGGCGGTTTGCTCTACCTCTATCGCGAGCCCGATTCCTTCGCCGGCGCACTGGAGAAGATGCGGATTCTGACCGACCAAGGCATCGCTCTGAAAAGCCTGACGGCGGCCGAAGCCGTCGCGGTCGACTCGGCGCTGGCGCCGCTACAGGACAGGCTGGCCGGCGCGATCTTCGCGCCCGGCGACGAGTCGGGAGATGCCCGCCTTTTCACGCTCGAACTCGCCAAGGCCTGCGCGGCCGGCGGCGCGAGCTTCCGCTTCGGGGAGACAGTGCAGGGATTTCGCCTCGGGGGAGGCTCGGTCGAGGCGGTGGTCACGGACGCGGGCGAGGTCGCCGCCGACGCCTTCGTGCTTGCGCTCGGCGTCTACAGTCCGCAGATCGCGCGGCAGCTCGGCGCGCGCCTCTCGATCTATCCGGTCAAGGGCTACTCGGTCACGCTACCGATCGCCGGGCGCAACCGTGCGCCGCGCCTGGGCGGCGTCGACGAGGATAATCTGGTGGCCTACGCGCGTTTCGGAGACCGGCTCCGGATCACCGCGACGGCGGAGTTCTCAGGCTACGCGACCGATCACAAGCCGGCCGACTTCGACCGCATGCTGTCGGTGGCCCGCGATCTCTTCCCCGAGGGCGGCGACTACGGCCAGCCGAGCTACTGGGCCGGGCTCCGGCCGATGACGCCGGAGGGGATGCCCGTTTTGGGTCGCGGTCGCCACGACAACCTCTACTTCAACACCGGGCACGGCCACATGGGATGGACCATGGCCTGCGGAACGGCCGGGATCACCGCGGACCTGATCGCCGGCCGCACGCCCGAGATACCGCTGGACGGTCTGCTTCTGCAGTAA
- a CDS encoding maleate cis-trans isomerase family protein, translating to MAVDAASLSLHPDDRPRVDLEHLPFTLDAGFGAAARLGLIVLATDGTVEQEFHRILAQLPDVALFQSRIWNDAAITPETLKAMEARIPDCAKVLLPGSDLDCVAYGCTSASMVIGPERVRDLVLRARAPKTATNPALAALAAFQALGMQRIALLTPYLRSVNRMLRDFFQSRGIQVPVMGSFNEGDDPTVARIDAASLRAAAERLAGEPDVDGLFVSCTSMRLVEAVEDIEAAVGKPVTSSNHALAWHALRLSGVETALPRLGALFRCGLD from the coding sequence ATGGCAGTCGACGCAGCTTCTCTGTCGCTTCACCCCGACGATCGGCCGCGCGTCGACCTGGAGCATCTGCCCTTCACGCTCGACGCAGGCTTCGGAGCTGCCGCCCGCCTCGGGCTGATCGTTCTGGCGACCGACGGTACGGTGGAACAGGAGTTCCATCGGATTCTGGCGCAGCTGCCCGATGTCGCGCTGTTTCAAAGCCGCATCTGGAACGACGCCGCCATCACGCCGGAGACGCTCAAGGCCATGGAGGCACGCATCCCGGACTGCGCGAAGGTGCTCTTGCCCGGTTCCGACCTCGACTGCGTCGCTTATGGCTGCACGTCCGCCTCGATGGTGATCGGACCGGAGCGGGTGCGGGACCTCGTGCTTCGGGCGCGCGCGCCGAAAACGGCGACGAACCCGGCCCTGGCCGCCCTGGCGGCCTTTCAGGCGCTCGGCATGCAACGGATCGCGCTGCTGACGCCCTATCTCCGCTCGGTCAATCGGATGTTGCGCGACTTCTTCCAGTCGCGGGGCATCCAGGTGCCGGTGATGGGCTCCTTCAACGAGGGCGACGATCCGACCGTGGCCCGAATCGATGCGGCCTCGCTTCGCGCGGCGGCCGAGCGGCTGGCCGGCGAGCCGGACGTGGACGGGCTTTTCGTCTCCTGCACCTCAATGCGCCTGGTCGAAGCGGTGGAGGACATCGAGGCGGCGGTCGGCAAGCCGGTTACCTCCTCCAATCATGCCTTGGCCTGGCACGCCCTGCGCCTGTCGGGAGTCGAGACGGCCCTGCCGCGACTCGGCGCGCTTTTCCGTTGCGGGCTCGACTAG
- a CDS encoding polyhydroxyalkanoate depolymerase: protein MLYSLYEFQHIAMTPFRMMSETAREFLTHPLVPMTYTHLGRSVVAGLEVFDSATRYRGKPDWELTHTTVDGREVPLELERAGGTPFCDLMHFKRVGVRRSDPKILLVAPMSGHHATLLRGTVEALVPDHEVYVTDWIDARFVPAAAGTFGLEDYLDTLIDFMKRLAPDLNVMAVCQPAPLVLAAISLLAQADDPAQPKTMILMGGPVDTRAAPTAVTRFAESRPMAWFERSLIDDVPAYYPGGGRAVYPGFLQLGGFLSMNPSRHFESHVKMFRHLVQGDGDSVESHRRFYDEYLAVMDVPARYYLETVDHIFKRHSLPEGTLTWRGETIDPGAIAKTALMTVEGELDDISAPGQTIASHAMCSGLDQSKHENFLQPGVGHYGIFNGRRWREKIKPAIGAFVREHG, encoded by the coding sequence ATGCTTTATTCGCTCTACGAGTTCCAGCATATCGCGATGACACCTTTTCGGATGATGTCCGAAACGGCGCGCGAGTTCCTGACCCATCCCTTGGTGCCGATGACTTACACCCATCTGGGGCGCAGCGTCGTGGCGGGGCTGGAGGTTTTCGATTCCGCGACCCGCTATCGCGGCAAGCCGGACTGGGAACTGACGCATACGACGGTGGACGGTCGGGAGGTCCCGCTGGAGCTCGAGAGAGCCGGCGGCACGCCTTTCTGCGATCTGATGCATTTCAAGCGGGTCGGCGTTCGGCGCAGCGACCCCAAGATCCTGCTGGTGGCGCCGATGAGCGGTCACCACGCAACGCTGCTGCGCGGCACGGTCGAAGCGTTGGTGCCGGACCACGAGGTCTATGTCACCGACTGGATCGATGCGCGCTTCGTGCCGGCCGCGGCCGGGACCTTCGGGCTTGAGGACTACCTCGACACGCTGATCGACTTCATGAAGCGGCTGGCGCCCGATCTCAACGTCATGGCGGTCTGCCAGCCGGCGCCGCTGGTGCTGGCTGCGATCTCGCTGCTGGCGCAGGCCGACGATCCCGCCCAGCCCAAGACCATGATCCTCATGGGCGGGCCGGTGGATACCCGCGCCGCGCCCACCGCCGTCACCCGTTTTGCTGAGTCCCGCCCGATGGCGTGGTTCGAGCGCAGCCTGATCGACGATGTCCCGGCCTACTATCCGGGCGGTGGTCGCGCCGTCTATCCGGGCTTCCTGCAGCTTGGCGGCTTCCTCTCCATGAACCCATCGCGGCACTTCGAGTCGCATGTGAAGATGTTCCGCCATCTCGTTCAAGGCGATGGCGATTCCGTTGAATCGCATCGCCGCTTCTACGACGAGTACCTGGCGGTGATGGACGTGCCGGCGCGCTACTACCTCGAGACCGTCGACCATATCTTCAAGCGCCACAGCCTGCCCGAGGGCACCTTGACCTGGCGCGGCGAGACGATTGACCCGGGTGCGATCGCCAAGACGGCGCTGATGACCGTCGAAGGCGAGCTGGACGATATCTCGGCGCCGGGCCAGACCATCGCGTCCCACGCCATGTGCAGTGGCCTGGATCAGTCCAAGCACGAGAACTTCCTGCAGCCCGGCGTCGGTCACTACGGCATCTTCAACGGTCGCCGCTGGCGCGAGAAGATCAAGCCGGCCATCGGTGCCTTCGTGCGAGAGCACGGGTAA
- a CDS encoding DoxX family protein produces MSLSSTSESRGSTTLLTSLYARFEPLRDAVEAYGQPIVSLIARLWMAKIFFDAGWSRVNNWGSQEFLFGFIHPVPFLPPALAAPITTVGELTLAVLLAFGLLGRLSAAGLLVMTMTIQWIVGATPEGIENGIAHPSHYLWMLVFGLLIVYGPGKLSLDHLLGKRS; encoded by the coding sequence ATGTCCCTCTCCTCCACCAGCGAGTCCCGTGGCTCGACGACGCTGCTCACCAGCCTCTACGCCCGTTTCGAGCCGCTTCGCGATGCCGTGGAAGCCTACGGCCAGCCCATCGTTTCCCTGATCGCGCGGCTCTGGATGGCGAAGATCTTCTTCGATGCCGGCTGGAGCCGGGTGAACAACTGGGGCAGCCAGGAATTCCTCTTCGGCTTCATCCACCCGGTGCCCTTCCTGCCGCCGGCCCTGGCCGCGCCGATCACCACCGTCGGCGAGCTGACACTGGCCGTCCTGCTGGCCTTCGGCCTGTTGGGCCGGCTCTCGGCCGCCGGGCTGCTGGTCATGACCATGACCATTCAGTGGATCGTCGGAGCCACGCCGGAGGGGATCGAGAACGGGATCGCGCATCCGTCGCATTATCTTTGGATGCTAGTTTTCGGCCTGCTGATCGTTTACGGCCCCGGCAAGCTCAGCCTCGATCACCTGCTGGGCAAGCGCAGCTAG
- a CDS encoding HvfC/BufC N-terminal domain-containing protein: protein MLAEMQGAFRRALLQGDEAAALSGIAEGGLPPRLRLSVYRNNALGSLSGVLAAAYPALERLLGKDNFRLLARAFVAAHPPNRPHLSSYGAELPAFLATFPPTAGYPFLPDLGRLEWARNETLFAADAPALTGRNLEGLAPERLSGLRLPWHPATRLIESAYAIERLWLADALGRGVAAGAQSVLVTRSAEGAVLQRRIGQGDVALLRAFASGEDLTAAAVAAFAAQPDFDLQAALADHLTQATFTEPKEPA from the coding sequence GTGCTGGCTGAGATGCAGGGCGCCTTCCGCCGGGCCCTGCTGCAGGGCGACGAGGCCGCGGCCCTGTCGGGCATCGCCGAAGGTGGGCTGCCGCCGCGCCTGCGCCTCTCCGTCTATCGCAACAACGCGCTGGGCTCGCTGTCCGGCGTGCTCGCAGCCGCCTATCCGGCCCTGGAGCGCCTGTTGGGCAAAGACAATTTCCGGCTGCTGGCCCGCGCCTTCGTTGCCGCGCATCCGCCGAACCGACCGCACCTCTCGAGCTACGGCGCCGAGCTGCCCGCCTTCCTGGCAACCTTTCCGCCGACGGCCGGCTATCCCTTCCTGCCCGACCTCGGGCGGCTGGAATGGGCTCGCAACGAAACGCTCTTCGCCGCCGATGCGCCGGCCCTGACCGGCCGCAACCTGGAGGGCCTGGCACCGGAACGTTTGAGCGGCCTGCGGCTGCCCTGGCATCCGGCAACCCGGCTGATCGAGAGCGCTTATGCCATCGAGCGCCTCTGGCTGGCAGACGCCCTGGGCCGCGGCGTGGCGGCAGGGGCTCAGTCGGTTCTGGTCACGCGCAGTGCCGAGGGCGCCGTTCTGCAGCGCCGGATCGGCCAGGGTGACGTCGCTCTCTTGCGGGCCTTCGCCAGCGGCGAGGATCTGACGGCCGCCGCCGTAGCTGCTTTCGCCGCCCAGCCCGACTTCGATCTTCAGGCCGCGCTGGCCGACCATCTCACCCAGGCAACTTTCACAGAGCCCAAAGAGCCCGCCTGA